taaatgtaGAAGTATGTTGATTGGAGCTGTTCTATATATGCTATCATGGTACAAACATTGGAAAATCGTTCGAGACAATATGATATACGTGGGCGGTCAATCGAAGTTGTTCCGTTTTGCAACTAACATCGATTTGCAAAAGTTAAAAGAGAAACTTTACACTTTAGTAGATGTTGATGCAACCTCATTTGACCTACATCTGTCCATGCAGTCGGTATACGGTCCAAATAAAGTTCTTGGAAGAGTAGCATCAATTGAAGATGACGAGGATGTTATGTGTTTTATAGACTATATGCTACTTTTATACCATGAAGAAATGATAAAGGAATAGACATACAAAGTAAGGAGACGAGGAATCCCTAAAAAGAAGAGACAAGGACAAAAGTTGTGCCTGGATAATCAAGTTATGTTTCTAATTAttgacaattttttttgggaCATGTCCCATGATATTTCCATGTATGAAATACAATATGGCCATTAACATAAAATCCCCATCCTCCTGCTTGGCCCAATTCGTACTAGTGAATTTCGCTTCAATGTCTCCATGTTTTAATTGAGCATTGGTACCAAAATACCTTTGTCTAAATCCTCCATTGTTCTTTATCTCTTTCATAATTGTTTTTGTGCTTCCAAAGGATAACCCCGTAATCAACCCAAACTCCTTTTCGGTATATCTCAACTccacatctctaatgttgaaACACATCTCCTTATCACGTTGTTCAAACCAGACTTATATGTCTAGTTAACAACGTGTGGACAAACAAACCGGAAAGAGGGGGAAATGATTTATCCAAATAAGGTCCGAAACAGGTTTCCCTAAACATTTGACTTTGTTTGGGGGATAATTTTTTACTGATTACGTTATGTGAGGTTAAATTAAACCTGTTAGATACTTGGACTATCGAATTTATAGCACACGGGTACATGAAGTTTATCTCtgtctttctctttttgttattttctgATGATCATGTTGCAGATATAATGTTGTCGCGTTAACAATCAATAAGACAaaaaataaggaataaaatttGTCGTGTTGTCGCGTTGTAATATAACGCGTCATCGAACAGAAGCTAAACTATGTCGCGTTGTCATATAATGCGACATAATATATAAACTATTGTTTGTCGCAAACATCGCGTTTTCATATAACAACATAGAACATAATCTAAACTATGTCGTTTTGTCGCGTTGTCATATAACGCGACATAATATATAAACTATTCTTTGTCGCGTTGTCGCGTTTTCATATAACGCAACAGATAATATAAACTAAACTATGTCGCGTTGTCACGTTAATTGTAACACGACATAGTTTAGAAACTATAATCTGTCGCGTCGTTTTCAACAGACACCATTGGTGTcgcagcaacaacaaacaacgtCTGTAAATCCATCCAATTCCACATATAACCATCTAAAAATAGGTTTTCATAACACATTGTCTAAATTTGCAGTAAAATCATATAACCATCTAAAATCATATAACTATACAATCTATTACTATATTCTAAATCTGTAACTTTTAAAGCTGATGTGTCATCCATATGCTACTCTTTAAACCAACGTGTAATTTTCTTAGTCTTTTagaaaatacattttaattttagtgTTCACGATCCCTTGGAAGTAACTGCTCCTCTCCCTCCCTCTAATCTCTAATAAACTGCTAATCTTTCCATCTTCCTCAACTGCTTCTTTTCTACCCATACCTCAACTATGATCAAGTTATCTGCAGACCTCCTTCAATCTCACCATTACTTGCTCCACTGAGATATTTTTGGCGACATAATTTTGGATTTCTTCCAATCTACATCTCCTTAAGAGGTAATTCTTATGAACTCTGCATTCTGTTAAACATATACTCACTAATACATTAATTATGGTTACCTTAATTTTTTCGTATTAGTGCTTATTTGTGTGTGTGTAGGCGGATGTTCGTAAATACTACAATAATTTATTACTGTTATTCCTGATTTCTGTTTCTCTGTGTCATACGGATTTGAGCAGTCCAAGTTGGCAGCAATTTTGGCACCCTTCATCATTCATAAACCTAGACAACATTTACAATTTACTAAGGCTGCACTGAGAATGGTATACTTTCTGTCAACACAGTAGAGcttcaatatttttttctcaaatttaccATTTTTTgcaaatttcttatttttctagGAGCAATTAATTGCATAATTTACGTCAACTGCTCCCTCACACCCATAATCTTGCTGATGAGCTGCTTCTTACCGTTCTCAAACCCTATCAGTTCAAATTTCCAGATTAAAAAGGCTCTAAACCAGCATATGAGTATCTCTTTTTTGGCACACATATTTTTTCATGTTTCTATTCTTTTGTTCcattaattaaatttgtaatagcATGTCTCTTTGCCTAAGAACTGTTATAGATATATTAAAACACGTTTTCGTTGGATGCATTTGATGATCTAGGCATCTTGGGAAGCAGGTTTGTTATCAACTAGAAACAGGATAAGCATACATatctctctaatttttttattttatgcactGAATTATATAATGGGCTAAAGTTTCTTTTTTTATGCTTCTCCATGTGTGGTGTATTTGTCTATGTGGACTGCATATTTGTATTGGAATCTATGATGTAATAGTCATTGGAATCTATGATGTAATAGTTAAAATTACTGATTAAGATCTTTAAATCAATTATTTATAAGTTAATGATATAATAATTTGGCAGAATGAGGTATTTTGGTTTTTATTTCAACCTGAGCTgcaatcttcttcttccttcttccattTCCCTCACAAAATTGATCTAGCTCATATTCAATTGAAGCAAGCAAAGCAGAGACTCAACCTTCTTTATCAAACTATAAGTTTAACAATAACAAGGACAAAAGTAAAGATGTTTGTTTTTAAGAGTTAAGCTAATGTGATATTAATTGGAGAAGAGGGAAAGGGAAGAGAAGAAGATGGTAAAAATTTGAGTATTAAATCATTTTGAATTGTGATCATGCAATAATTTTAGATTTGGGTTTTTAAATTCTGGCAGGTACAATGATTTGGAATTTGTCCGATTGTGGGAGGTCGGCCACCTAATTTGTGAGAGCAAGTTCCATAAAGTATTGGTTTGGGGACACAAATGGCGTGCTAAGTTAAGCATGTAATATtgaaaattacaattttttttccaCTTGTGAAGTTAAGCTGATGCAATATTGTTGCAGGAAACGTGTGTTTACAAGAGATATAAACAAAGCAATTTTGATTAGTGATGCTATAGAGACAGAAATAGTTCAGATCAAATGTTTGCTTTTTTATAATCAAGTTTCAGTTTTCAACTAACTCGAAATGCTATGTTTTcatttgattaatttaaatgaaATATAGAAAATGAAAACTATGGAATTCATTTATTTTGCTCTCGATTTTTTTATGTGTAGATTTGACCTGCATTTTCCTTGATTTTCCTTGAATTTGTAAAAAATTATACTTTCCGtcccaaaaaaattaataatgataataaattataaaataaaactttCCGTGCAAAGCACGGGTATATTGCTAGTAATGTActatatgaaatgaaatgatgAAGATTATTTACCTTTTGTTTGCTACGGGCTTCGTTTTTCGTCATACCCATGATAACGACGTTGTAATTTACTTGTTTCTGGTGGAAAGAGGTTGTCGGAGGTTCTCTTTACCGTGAAATCGCTGCAAACTTTCTTTATTCACCGTTTCGTTTTCCGCTTCTGCTATCGATCGTTTAAAGAGATGAGGAATAAAAAAAGtcaagatatttttttttatctaaataaGGTTAAAGTGTCTAGATTGATAAGAATCAACTTTCAAATTCGCCTAGTAATTAGCACAATAAAATACTATTGATTTTGAAGTGAATAAAAAGTCAGAAGTTTAGTCAAAATAGAACAGCCACCACTAAATACCAAATTAAGAAACTATTCCATTTGTTTAATGGATgcttttgtcattctttttttagtaattttaaggACATTATTTAGAAATGATTTGTCTGTAAATAAATGGACAATGTTAACGGCAAACCACAATAACGAAGTATTGTGTTCAAAATCTAGCATACAATAGTGATAAAAAAGTatttaaatttagaaaaaaagcATCATTACACTCTCATCTTTCATTGTTAGGAGAATTATAAAACTCGaacatttatatttttagaccAATTATCTAAGTTATTACCTATCTAAACTATTATTTGTGACTTTCTTaaaatgtcattcatattataaacacttagaaatttcttactttttcttttttcgatTCTTTCTTAATTTGCAAACTTGGTACTCCGTTTTTAATTATCGACTCATATAAACGTCAAATCTTTCATATTACAAACTTGACATTCCGTTTTTAATTATCGACTCATATAAACATCAAATCTTTCTTCTTGCAAACTTGACACtccgtttttttttattattttgtatgtTTTTCTAGAATAATACTTTCAGtacatgattttacttcgcattttTCGCAAATTGTGAAGCCTACGAAGGTAAATACTACTTCGTAAGAAAAATCAGCAGCGTCATACAGAATTAATAGCCTTTCAGAGGAAGTTGAAAAGCAAAAAGAACTAGAACATTTGGTCTTCATTTTTTTCATCACATCTCACTCGCCCCTCACTGTGATTGACCCCTTTGTATTCAAGCTAAACGGATACTTCAATTTGATGCCTTGATCTTCACCATCTTCATCACATCTCAATCACCTCTCACTGTGATTGATGCCTTTGTATTCAAGATAAACGGATCATTGTGATTTATGCCTTTCTATTCaaccttcacaaaaattaaataattttaggGAAATAATGAAAGAAATGCTTCGCAGAGAGCGAAACTGTGACGTTTGCGAAGAGAAATACACCGAAAAAGGATGATTTTTGCTTCGCAGAAAGCGAATATGTGAAGTCTGCAAAGAAAAATGCActtgaaaatgatgattttgcttcgcataAAGCgaatctgcgaagagaaatacACGTGTAAAAGGATGATTTTCCTTCGCAGAAAGCGAAGTTTGCGAAGAGAAAAACAagctaaaaaaatgattttgctTTGCAGACTTCGCAAAATGTGATGTAAACTCATTTTGCGAAGCCATTTtctgaaaaaaagaaagatgaaaCAGGAAAAATACAGTAGATACTTACCTTATTTCCGCATCTTGCCATTGAAATAAACAATAAACATATGATAAACACTGAAGAACGTCGAATAAAGATGCTTTCGAttcgcacaagaagaaagaaaccaagagacaAAGAAAAAACATGAAGATAAAGAACCATCCTTCACAAAAAGGAGaacaatataaaagaagaagatgatgaaaaaATGGAAGAATTTGTTGAAATATGTTAgttttgaaattattttttaggAGCTATAAATATAAACTAACCTTCTAAAAGGGGCTAGTTTAAtaatttctcctaaaataaataaCTTTAATAGGTTAtagctaattttttttaatagtttatCTGATTTTGTAATTCGATcattaaattagtttaaacGACTTGATGCATTTAACCACTGAAGTCAATTTTAACCGgtgagaaaaaagaaaagaaaaatctaaAGTTGGACATCTACTGCAAAAGATTATTATATACTATTAAAAGAAAATTGGGTTAGAATTAAGTTGAAGGTCATTTTcagtaaaataaaaaagtagTACATAATATTGCAATGATTTGTTTGGTTGGTAGTCAGAATGTGGAGCAGAGGCAGCGCAGCCAACTGTCAAAACAAACAAAGCACAAGCACACACTCTTTCTCTTTCCCTGACATCCGCCTCTGTTTTCTCTACTCCCGATTCTGATTCAACCACACCTTTCCAAAAATGGTCACTCTTAATCCCCCAATTTCAACTCAAGATCCTCGTCTATTCTCTTCCTCTAGGAACTTCTCTGATATTTCTCTTTTCGATTCCACCACTGCTAAAACTagatttctctctcataaacGACTTTTTGGTCTTAGATTGACTTCCCTCACCCACCGCCACAATCCTCACGCCGGGAATGTTGTTTTTCCACATGGACTTTCAATTTCTGTGAGTTTCTTCTTACACTTTTCCTCTGTTTCTTCTATACTCAGAAATAGTGGTCAAAAGTTCTATTTGTTATTTCTCTGTTTGCGAAGGATGAGTTTGACTGCGTCTGTAAATAATATCAATCATGCCTTTTCTGTTAATTCAAATAACTGCCACATCAACATTCAATAGTGTGCACTGTGATGGTTTACTACCACCTACCACTACCACCGATGCTTTACCTTTAAGTTAACCAATTTGCATTCTGAATTCTTCATGCGGTTTCTTATCTTTTCCTTCAATATTTAAGCTTATTTCTATGAATTCTGACCTAGGGTCTTGAAGGCAATAGAAGTTCTGTTTTGCTCAAGCTAAATTCTTGCAGCAATGATCTGATTTGATTGGatttctaattaattatatatatatatggacaAAAGGGGCAGTAAATGCGTTACTTTATCAATGGGACTAGTAAAACCATGTGAATGTGATGAAGTTGATCAAACTGTGATTGTAACTTACTGTCGTTGTACCGAGGTTTGATTATTACTAATATGCAGTTTGCAGTGACTATGGTTCAGAACATATTGGTTATCATTTATATAACTGATTTGATATTGTTACAAATATAGCACGAGCTTTATTCAATTTTACTCCATTTTCCAATTTTTAAAGATcatttcaattatttttttttctcctcctttgacatagttgtaaccCTAACCTGAAGCATTCATGTGGCTAGGATAATCTCAACACGACTGAGTTTTTGACTAGCAACCAGATTACAGGGCAGAAAGGAAAAGTTCCACATTCtctaagaaaaacaaaaatagtctGTACAATTGGACCTTCTACGAGTTCACGTGAAATGATATGGAAACTAGCAGAAGCTGGGATGAATGTAGCTCGCCTGAATATGTCGCATGGAGATCATTCTTCACACCGGAAAACTATTGATCTGGTAAAAGAATTCAATGCCCTATCTGATGACAAGGTTATATCAATAATGCTTGACACCAAGGTACATTTCTTATAGGATATTTTGCTTTTATGTCAATGTCTAGTTAATAATGGTTTTATATTAGGTTCAACCTTCCTAACTTGTGAAGTCAGTCAGTTGATTTGATAAATTTCAAGTTtgttctctctcttttttttttctattttctgcaTCACCTTAGGAACCACTTTTATGTCtcttatataaaattttagacttctaattgGTAATATTTAGGTCTCAATTTCACTTCCAGTTGTAACTATTTGTAATTAGACAACAGGCATTCAAAACAAATGACATGCTAAATTTCAAAAAGTTATTGTCCAAGTAGCAATACCTTCCACTCTAGTTGCTTGTACGTTAAACTTATCCAACTTGAGTTAAGAAAgtacatataatttttttctttactATGTTGCTGAGTTTTCTTCTCGATCAAATTGACaaggtttttcatattttcttaaTAAGTGCAGGGACCTGAAGTTAGAAGTGGGGATGTGCCTCAACCAATTATATTAAAGGAGGGACAAGAGTTTAATTTTACTATAAAAAGAGGTGTCAGCACAGAAGACACTGTGAGTGTAAATTATGACGATTTTGTGAATGATGTTGAAGTTGGCGACATACTCTTGGTGGATGGTCAGTATATATCTCACATTGGTTTTGGGATGTGGTGGGTTTTAGTTGCATTGTTcagtttttttactattttccaTGTCCCTATGCACATTAAAAGATTCATGAGGAGTAGCCTTTCTAATGGGCAAAGAATTGGAGTTATATTGTAATTTAGGATGCCTCTAAATGTAAATGAGTTAACTTTGTGTTTTTTCTCTTTTAACTTGTTTtctgtaaagtcatgagtagtCATTTTTATTTGCAAGACATGAGTTCTTCATACTTTTGCAGGTGGGATGATGTCATTAGCTGTTAAGTGGAAGACAGATGATTTGGTTAAATGTGTTGTAGTTGATGGTGGAGAACTAAAATCCAGGCGCCATTTGAATGTGCGTGGAAAAAGTGCAAATCTGCCTTCAATTACAGGTTATTATCTGTTTCAATTTTAAATGGCAATATTGCTGATATGGACTTTTACTTTTTCATTTGctgtctgttttttttttcttactgaGAAGATTCagctgtatttgtcatttttggCAGAGAAAGACTGGGAAGATATCAAATTTGGGGTGGACAACCAAGTTGATTTCTATGCCGTATCCTTTGTGAAGGATGCTAAAGTGGTCTACGAGTTGAAAGATTATCTCAAAAGTAAAGTATTTGTCTTCACTGAGATAAGGCTTTGTAGTTACAGTTTCATTTGGGTTATTATCTTGTTTCATTTTTATCTAATCAATGTTGTGGTATTCCTCATGTAGGTTGTAATGCTGATATTCATGTGATTGTCAAAATTGAAAGTGCTGACTCCATACCGAATCTTCAGTCAATAATTTCTGCATCTGATGGGGTTAGTTCCTGTGGATTCATCTTCTCTGGTTCTGCATTCCATGTGAAAGCATAAATAGTGGAGTTTTACTTTCTTATTATCTGTTATATCACATTCCTGATTGATTGGACTCtatgttaaaaataaaaggcaatGGTTGCTCGTGGAGATCTTGGCGCTGAGCTTCCAATTGAGGAAGTCCCTCTGTTGCAGGTAAATTGAACCATATGAGTTTGTCTAAAACCACATTTCACTTTTCATATTGATGCATATTTATCAGGTTTCTTCCTAACAGTAAATCTTAGGAAGGTTCACAACCTGAAAAAGAAATCAGGGAATTTTGATTCTAAGCTAATATTTTAGATGAGACTATTCTTTCTAcatatttttgatttaaaatcATTTCTTAAGGTTGCAAAAAATGGTGGATAGATTGTTTTAATTTCTGACAGTCACATTCTATTCCTCATAAAATCTCCTGCTTATCTTGCATTCCTTAATCATACTTGGCAGAGCATCTAGAAGATAAGGCTTATATTTCAGGCTTGTATTTTTTCCTTTATGTATCCCTATTGAGTCTTCTTGGAAGAACATGCCTTATTGCTTAATCCTCAAGTTCAAAATGTAATAGTTTCTCTTTCATTCAAACAGgaagatattattagaaaatgtCACAGTATGAAGAAACCAGTTATTGTAGCAACGAACATGCTGGAAAGCATGATTAATCATCCTACACCAACCAGGGCTGAAGTTTCAGACATAGCAATTGCAGTACGAGAAGGTGCTGATGCAGTCATGCTTTCCGGAGAAACTGCACATGGCAAGTAAGTGAACTTGGGCATTACAATATTCTATTTCTATATTTGTACTTTGTGATGGTCGAAACATGTTTTATGGTAAATTTCTAGGGTCGGGATGATACTTATCATATTTCCCATTTGAGAATCAATTAGATATTATTTGGTTACTTATGTATTGACCAACATTAAAAACCTTGCCATTATCACCATTGTGTCATTGACTGTCAAAACTGCTCCGACATGACTAGGCTTAAGGGTCCCATAAATCTAGGTCATTTCCTTTGGTTAATTAAACTTATGTCGTCATTGCATTTAGGTTGTTGATTCTAGTATTGCCTAAAGGTGTGCCTCAAAGCTTTAGGgtcttttcttattttattttggttgtTTGCAACTTCTTAGGGTATTATTTGCTCTGGTATTTGTTTTACTTCATGCATTTGAGGTTCGATTTCAATTATTCGATGATGTTATGCATCTCATATGCAATCCTTGGGTCAGAAATGAACTCTACATCCCACCCATAGTTGTTAAATGCGCGCCTCAGGCGGCAAACCTCTGATTGAAAGGCTCTCGCCTTGTGCGGCTCGTCTGGGCTTCACAGGCTCTCCTCAGGCGCACCTCTTCTGCGTTTTGTTtaatgattggtttttaatttttgttactGTTCGCATGAAAATAAAAGGTTGATTAATCTCAACCCCTTATCCTATTTAGTAAACTTAAATCTAAACCGACGATCTGAGTAAAAAAGAATAAGAAGAGACATGAAAATAGAAGGGAGTGAAGAAGAGTAAGAGACGTAAAGGAGAGGAGCTCCTCCTGCAGTGCGGCACAAGAAACCAACAGAGATTTGCTGCAGTTCTAGTATCTTTTTCTCTGTTGTCAACACTTGGTGTTTTTGAGGTttaatattatgtttttatatggttttgttttgtttgcgtGGTTATAAGTGTGTTTTTAAATTCATCGTCTATTAGAGTATTTGTGACATTAGtattgtcagagattaatataagatatatgattgagccttaactatcagcttgggattttagttcaattggttccattcCAAGTATCAAATATTGATGATTAGATTttgtatctattttttttttttttcattttctgcaCCTTCTGTTCATCAAGCGCGTGCCTGAGCCTTGCGTCTAGGCTAGAGGACCCCTATCGCCTTAGTGCATgttgcgcctttaacaactatgatcCCACCTATTTGTTAATTTGGTGATTGAATTAGCAACAAACACACAATTTTTGTAGGTCTAGGGAGGGGCATAATTTAGTGCGATAGACAAAAACAATTAAGATGTTGAAGGGCATTTCTTGATAATGAGAGATTAAGAAAAAGCCATTAACTTCAATAAGTGAAGATTAGAGAGTAactattattttcttatttcgCATTCTATATAAACTACGGTCAGTTATATACATCTCTTTTCTTTGCAttgcattttgtacttgttccATCTAGAATTCTTTCTGTTATTGATTGGTCATGTTTGATTCTTTTGTTATCAGCATATTGAATAGTCAATAGTCAATTGTCTTTTTCTTATCTGATTACTCTGATTTTGCTTTTACAATAATTGTTTAAGGTATCCACTGAAAGCTGTCAAAGTTATGCATACAGTAGCATTGAGGACAGAGTCAAGTTTGCCAGTTAACACGACACCTCCTCCTAATGGCACTTATACGGTATGCATTAATAAAATAAGAACATATCTTGTTCTTTTTGTCTTGTTCTTTATGTTTTTGAATTCCCGTTGTTTAGACATATAGGTTCCATGAATTTTAGATTGTAAGTTTGATTTGTGAGTTTTGGGCTTAATGAGAACTGAAACCAGGAAAATGATGCACTGCTGCAATTTCccaattaattttttatgttGGTTTTGTCAATTCTCTCTAAGGATCCTCTTTCATGGTCTGATTACTTGGTGGACATTCTTTTACAGGGCCATATGGGTGAAATGTTTGCTTTCCATTCCACAATTATGGCAAACACCCTTGGTACACCCATTATTGTTTTCACAAGGACTGGATCCATGGCTATACTTCTAAGTCATTACCAACCTGCATCAACGATATTTGCTTTCACAAATGAGTAAGTGGAATAACCAGTCTGCATTCAAATTATGTTTTGTTTCTTAGATTTCTTGCTTTTTAGTTTCTAATTGCTGCTTAATACAATGTGATTGAAACTGAATCCAGTTAGGTAGGTAGGATCAAATAAATTAACACTAGTAGTTTTCTTAGTTAGACTTTGCATGCTCATTTACTTTGGTGATTGTTATGTTTGCATTGTTACTAGCTGGAGTATTTCTATGTCCACGAAAAGAACAAAAATCTCAAATGCCATGTTTCTTTTTTCATGTGTGCATTATCAGTGATGTAAATGGTTTTTATATTGATTTCATAATTTACATTTCAAGGTCCAATTAGAATTGATACTAGAACATGAAAAGTTGACCTTTAATCCTGCATATGTGAATTGTTTTTCTGACTGAATAGTTGGTGAAGAGTGCAGTATTTCTGATCCAAAGCTTGATTCTTATAACTTATCATGACACATTGGACAGGGAGAGGATGAAGCAGAGACTCGCACTGTATCGGGGTGTGAAGCCAATATATATGCAATTCTCCAGTGATGCAGAGGAGACTTTCTCTAGAGCAGTCAAACTATTACTGGTTAGTaactttcatttatatatattttggttgGATCAACAGTTACAAGGGTCAAACTTAATTGAAACTTTTCATCCCCCAGGAAAAGGGTCTCTTGATTGAAGGAGAGTATGTTACTCTTGTTCAAAGTGGAGCGCAACCAATTTGGCGTGAAGAGTCTACTCATCACATCCAAGTTCGCCAGGTTCAGAACTGATTTTGTACCAGTAAAGACTTCGTATTATAGCAGATTATATTGGATGAGCTGATAtttgtataaaacatttactGTATATATAATAAGTAGAAAGTATGTGACTTCATGTCTGAAATATGACCTTATATGAACGAATCAGTTTAAAAACCATGAATGAAAATCGTTGCACAATTTTGCCAGAGTGCTTGTTTTTATCATCATTCAAATGTTTTTTCAGTTGAGTAACTATGGGATGTCAGGTAAAAAAACATCAGTCTCTCATGAATGACTTACTTTTGTCTTCTTTGTCCTTCCACCCTATCAATGTACAATATAACCTATCAAGCTTCTTCTTATGTCTGTGTCTTTTTTTAGTCACAAGGTCTAATAATTATGGTATTCTATTAATTCTGCCTTTGCTTATCGCTAGCTGTTATTTTTTGGGTTTGGTTTTAGCATTATCCTGAATCAGCTCCTAACATGAACTGATGAACCTAATCTTGTTCATGGTGATTTATCACTACCTAACTTGCTGCCATGTTTATAGCAGATAGTACCACATTTGAAGAGTCTTGACTCGCTCTCTATTACATCTGAAAAAGCCTAATTGGTTACGCAATTATCATATTACTGGCAGTAGACATTAGATGTCTGAAAACCTAGAGCTCTTGTAATCCAAGAGGGGTGAATTAGATGTCTGAAAACCTTTTAATACTTTTTGCAAAATCTCTTTTAAAAAGAGACTAAGAaagaaatataatataaaagg
The sequence above is drawn from the Euphorbia lathyris chromosome 6, ddEupLath1.1, whole genome shotgun sequence genome and encodes:
- the LOC136234209 gene encoding pyruvate kinase isozyme G, chloroplastic, which codes for MVTLNPPISTQDPRLFSSSRNFSDISLFDSTTAKTRFLSHKRLFGLRLTSLTHRHNPHAGNVVFPHGLSISDNLNTTEFLTSNQITGQKGKVPHSLRKTKIVCTIGPSTSSREMIWKLAEAGMNVARLNMSHGDHSSHRKTIDLVKEFNALSDDKVISIMLDTKGPEVRSGDVPQPIILKEGQEFNFTIKRGVSTEDTVSVNYDDFVNDVEVGDILLVDGGMMSLAVKWKTDDLVKCVVVDGGELKSRRHLNVRGKSANLPSITEKDWEDIKFGVDNQVDFYAVSFVKDAKVVYELKDYLKSCNADIHVIVKIESADSIPNLQSIISASDGAMVARGDLGAELPIEEVPLLQEDIIRKCHSMKKPVIVATNMLESMINHPTPTRAEVSDIAIAVREGADAVMLSGETAHGKYPLKAVKVMHTVALRTESSLPVNTTPPPNGTYTGHMGEMFAFHSTIMANTLGTPIIVFTRTGSMAILLSHYQPASTIFAFTNEERMKQRLALYRGVKPIYMQFSSDAEETFSRAVKLLLEKGLLIEGEYVTLVQSGAQPIWREESTHHIQVRQVQN